In one Fusarium keratoplasticum isolate Fu6.1 chromosome 5, whole genome shotgun sequence genomic region, the following are encoded:
- a CDS encoding TPR-like protein (TPR-like protein [Cenococcum geophilum 1.58]) → MDPLTTTPAFFRELNPIQQQAYESHGVHPALDGSASQWQAPYGRFMTEQNNVLHPLNLPQEYLIHAPQNAGSFGDIGDTQTMPATPMGPPPKRRKKKAPTLRAKDWEPYKARVLELHVTQKLSLEKIKKKIEDEFGFTAEIRQYRTRISQWGKDKNIKPVEMAAIVRKRQQRKLADSNKGELIFTVRGSTVEPHKIDRWMDRHEVSQDLLYAPSPAASTPSAVSCRTISERGSLAPNPAYSAQSPNFSPDGIMSIAQSPAVSSPALSVWSIAQPQSGTFVGQSPAPIYRPLPSLLSGSPPTPRAFQDQLDTAADSLQYRYKQTDEERLREELSRAETMFGTNHPKALDILSKLGNVLMVQGRYKSAEEMVRRLVEGRRSASGNNGIETLDALELLGQVLSRQGFYAQAEKLHRRTFETRKVMLGDEHLDTLTSMASLASTYWGQGRWKEAEELQDILHIWPSS, encoded by the exons ATGGATCCTTTGACCACTACTCCGGCCTTCTTCAGGGAGCTCAATCCCATCCAACAGCAAGCTTACGAGTCCCATGGCGTTCACCCAGCGCTCGACGGCTCGGCTTCACAGTGGCAAGCACCATATGGACGATTTATGACGGAGCAAAACAACGTCTTGCATCCACTCAATCTGCCTCAAGAATATCTCATCCACGCGCCCCAGAATGCAGGTTCTTTTGGCGATATTGGTGATACCCAAACCATGCCCGCAACTCCCATGGGCCCACCCCCCAAGCGTCGAAAGAAAAAGGCCCCGACCCTGCGCGCCAAGGATTGGGAGCCATACAAAGCTCGAGTCCTCGAGCTTCATGTTACGCAGAAGCTATCACTGGAGAAGAttaagaagaagattgaggaCGAGTTTGGTTTTACTGCTGA GATACGTCAGTATCGAACACGCATAAGCCAATGGGGGAAGgacaagaacatcaagcCAGTGGAGATGGCGGCAATCGTCAGAAAACGACAACAAAGGAAGCTCGCTGATAGCAACAAAGGGGAGCTAATCTTCACGGTCAGAGGCAGTACGGTGGAACCACATAAGATCGACCGATGGATGGACAGACATGAGGTCTCTCAAGATCTTTTGTATGCTCCTAGTCCCGCGGCAT CCACCCCATCCGCTGTGTCCTGTCGAACTATTTCCGAACGCGGTTCCCTGGCACCCAATCCCGCATACTCAGCACAAAGTCCGAACTTCTCACCGGATGGCATTATGTCAATCGCCCAGAGTCCTGCGGTTTCTTCTCCTGCCCTCTCCGTATGGAGCATAGCTCAGCCTCAGAGTGGTACTTTTGTTGGACAAAGCCCGGCCCCTATCTATCGACCTCTTCCAAGCCTCCTTTCGGGCTCTCCCCCTACTCCACGCGCCTTTCAAGACCAACTGGATACTGCAGCAGATTCTCTGCAATATCGGTATAAACAAACGGACGAAGAGCGTCTGCGAGAAGAACTGTCTAGGGCGGAGACTATGTTCGGGACCAACCACCCTAAGGCCCTGGACATACTGTCTAAATTAGGCAATGTGCTGATGGTCCAAGGAAGATACAAATCCGCGGAGGAAATGGTTCGCAGATTGGTAGAAGGTCGCCGAAGTGCGAGCGGAAACAATGGCATTGAGACGCTTGATGCCTTGGAACTCCTTGGACAAGTTTTGAGCCGCCAAGGATTCTATGCTCAGGCTGAGAAGCTGCACCGACGGACATTCGAGACTAGGAAGGTCATGTTAGGGGACGAGCATCTAGACACGCTGACCAGCATGGCCAGCCTGGCGTCGACATACTGGGGTCAAGGGCGATGGAAAGAGGCGGAAGAGCTACAG GATATCCTGCACATCTGGCCTAGTAGCTAG
- a CDS encoding WSC domain-containing protein yields the protein MKTTTTVSLAFLAAANFLGVYAKNGQQRPAVTPVINQLTSHGCFSSGANFTQEASGAKVTSGYCGDICKEAGMYVSAMKADKCYCGMVYPPEDDLVKDSFCNFPCPAYPQEACGALKTYYSVFNTGLEIAVDDYVPEETTTSAAPSSTKAAESTAAESTAVVTHTDDVTSPSDSSTAGDDDKKKDGPNVAAIAAGVVVGVVVVGAIAAGAIFFVRRRRNAEIEEEHRRNAAVNAFINGSKPPGSSGSISMTDSRLDPVMAHRRLSDGSIADNQDYSRRILRVTNA from the exons atgaAGACCACAACAACTGTTTCGCTGGCCTTCCTGGCCGCTGCCAACTTCCTCGGAGTCTACGCTAAGAACGGACAACAAAGGCCGGCCGTCACTCCCGTCATTAACCAGTTGACCTCGCATGGATGCTTCTCATCTGGAGCCAACTTTACCCAGGAGGCATCGGGAGCCAAGGTCACCAGCGGCTACTGTGGTGATATTTGCAAAGAGGCTGGCATGTATGTGTCAGCTATGAAGGCCGATAAGTGTTATTGCGGCATGGTTTATCCTCCCGAGGACGATCTGGTCAAGGACTCGTTTTGCAACTTCCCATGCCCAGCCTACCCCCAAGAGGCTTGTGGTGCCCTCAAGACCTACTACTCGGTCTTCAACACCGGTCTCGAAATTGCCGTTGATGATTATGTGCCAGAAGAGACGACCACGAGTGCTGCTCCCTCATCGACCAAGGCGGCCGAGAGCACCGCCGCCGAGAGCACTGCTGTCGTGACACACACCGATGATGTCACTTCCCCCTCCGATTCTAGCACtgccggcgacgacgacaagaagaaggacggTCCCAATGTGGCCGCTATTGCCGCAGGTGTCGTTGTgggtgtggtggtggtcggTGCTATTGCTGCTGGTGCCATCTTCTTTGTTCGCCGCCGACGAAACGCTgagatcgaggaggagcatcgCAGGAACGCTGCTGTGAACGCATTCATCAATGGCTCCAAGCCTCctggcagcagcggcagcatcTCCATGACCGACTCTCGCCTCGACCCTGTCATGGCTCACCGACGACTCAGCGATGGCAGCATCGCTGACAACCAAGACTACTCTCGGAGGATTCTTCGG GTCACCAACGCATGA